From Cyprinus carpio isolate SPL01 chromosome A7, ASM1834038v1, whole genome shotgun sequence, a single genomic window includes:
- the LOC122145754 gene encoding histone H2B-like, with protein sequence MPEPAKSAPKKGSKKAVTKTAAKGGKKRRKSRKESYAIYVYKVLKQVHPDTGISSKAMGIMNSFVNDIFERIAGEASRLAHYNKRSTITSREIQTAVRLLLPGELAKHAVSEGTKAVTKYTSSK encoded by the coding sequence ATGCCTGAACCAGCGAAGTCCGCACCGAAGAAAGGCTCCAAGAAGGCCGTCACTAAGACCGCCGCGAAAGGAGGAAAGAAACGCAGAAAGTCCAGAAAAGAGAGCTACGCCATCTACGTGTACAAAGTGCTGAAGCAGGTTCATCCTGACACCGGGATATCTTCGAAGGCGATGGGCATCATGAACTCTTTCGTCAACGACATCTTCGAGCGCATCGCCGGTGAAGCGTCTCGTCTCGCTCACTACAACAAGCGCTCCACCATCACTTCCCGAGAGATCCAGACCGCCGTGCGTCTGCTGCTGCCCGGGGAGCTGGCCAAACACGCCGTGTCTGAGGGCACCAAGGCCGTCACCAAGTACACCAGCTCCAAGTAG
- the LOC109069353 gene encoding histone H4, whose product MSGRGKGGKGLGKGGAKRHRKVLRDNIQGITKPAIRRLARRGGVKRISGLIYEETRGVLKVFLENVIRDAVTYTEHAKRKTVTAMDVVYALKRQGRTLYGFGG is encoded by the coding sequence ATGTCTGGAAGAGGCAAAGGCGGTAAAGGACTCGGGAAAGGAGGCGCTAAGCGTCATCGTAAAGTTCTGCGTGATAACATCCAGGGAATCACCAAACCCGCCATTCGTCGTCTCGCTCGCCGCGGCGGAGTAAAGCGCATTTCCGGTCTGATCTACGAGGAAACCCGCGGGGTACTGAAGGTGTTCCTGGAGAACGTGATCCGCGACGCCGTCACCTACACCGAGCACGCCAAGAGAAAGACCGTCACCGCCATGGACGTTGTGTACGCGCTCAAACGACAGGGACGCACCTTGTACGGTTTCGGAGGTTAA